From a single Paenibacillus sp. FSL W8-0426 genomic region:
- a CDS encoding NUDIX hydrolase, whose protein sequence is MPFPVHIVAAAGFVENKHGEVLLVKDRRSGWVFPGGQVEAGENLIDGLIREVKEESGIEVAVSYLIGVYSNTATYEGHSGVGMVPTKVLFDFVCEPVGGELTTSEETSECRWVRKDEALKMISAPAIRTRYQAYLDFEGSIHYAEYITKPEFELKMNRKI, encoded by the coding sequence ATGCCATTTCCAGTACATATCGTGGCAGCAGCAGGTTTTGTCGAGAATAAGCACGGTGAAGTGTTGTTAGTGAAAGATCGGCGGAGTGGGTGGGTCTTTCCTGGTGGACAGGTGGAGGCCGGCGAAAACCTCATCGATGGGTTAATCAGAGAAGTAAAAGAAGAAAGTGGAATAGAAGTTGCTGTATCATACTTGATTGGTGTATATTCCAACACTGCGACGTATGAAGGGCATAGCGGAGTGGGAATGGTGCCTACCAAAGTATTGTTCGATTTTGTATGTGAACCTGTGGGCGGTGAACTAACAACATCCGAAGAAACATCTGAATGTCGTTGGGTTAGAAAGGATGAAGCGCTTAAGATGATATCGGCTCCGGCGATTCGTACGCGGTATCAAGCGTATCTTGATTTTGAAGGCAGCATCCATTATGCGGAGTATATCACCAAACCTGAATTTGAATTAAAGATGAATCGCAAAATATAG
- the uppS gene encoding polyprenyl diphosphate synthase: MNIEGKGLEHIAIMMDGNGRWATKRGLPRTAGHYAGMETMRKIIRDCHAIGLKYVTLYAFSSENWKRPKDEVEYLLSLPMKFLNETTLMEFDRNHIRVRFIGDLSGFSKDLVHSFDNIEERTKNNTGMTVSFAINYGGRNEILHAMKRLISDGIDPELITAEVIENYLYTQGMPAPELIIRTSGEQRLSNFLLWQSSVAELWFTKTLWPDFTKEHLFDAINEYHKRKSHVS; the protein is encoded by the coding sequence ATGAACATAGAGGGTAAGGGACTTGAGCATATCGCAATCATGATGGATGGCAATGGACGTTGGGCGACGAAACGAGGATTACCCCGAACAGCTGGTCACTATGCCGGTATGGAAACGATGAGGAAAATAATCCGTGATTGTCATGCGATAGGATTAAAATATGTCACGTTGTATGCGTTCTCATCCGAGAACTGGAAACGGCCCAAAGATGAAGTTGAGTATCTTCTGAGTTTGCCGATGAAATTCCTGAATGAAACCACATTAATGGAATTTGATCGGAACCATATCAGGGTCAGGTTCATCGGAGATCTGTCAGGGTTCTCAAAGGATTTGGTCCATTCATTTGACAATATTGAAGAACGAACAAAAAATAATACGGGCATGACCGTAAGCTTCGCCATAAATTATGGTGGGAGAAATGAAATATTACATGCTATGAAACGACTCATTTCGGATGGGATCGATCCTGAATTAATAACGGCAGAGGTTATCGAAAATTATTTATACACTCAAGGGATGCCTGCTCCGGAACTGATTATAAGAACGAGTGGAGAACAAAGGCTAAGCAATTTCCTGTTATGGCAATCATCCGTTGCAGAGCTTTGGTTTACCAAGACATTATGGCCTGATTTTACAAAGGAACATTTATTCGATGCGATCAATGAATATCACAAGCGGAAATCACATGTCAGCTAA
- a CDS encoding class I SAM-dependent methyltransferase — protein MSYYGELCTRMYESDKSLAEGKELEFYLSFVHRKDMRVLEPMCGNGRLLIPFMQQGIDIEGFDISDDMLKVCREKGKQLNLEPRVYNRGIEDFISPNTFDLIVIPFGSFSLLPDELVNMSLHNLKKALTDQGKLLVTIMLKDKEVHELPEWTESGKVHFEHESIVLYKKTQYLRDRSILFTELKYQLQNDDQIIKTEMMEFPLKLYSITEFEGILQDNDFEHIRLHEVKDGYGQGTCFHVFECS, from the coding sequence ATGAGTTATTATGGAGAATTGTGCACCAGAATGTATGAAAGTGACAAATCATTAGCTGAGGGGAAAGAACTGGAGTTTTATCTTTCTTTTGTCCATCGAAAAGATATGCGCGTACTAGAGCCCATGTGTGGAAATGGCCGTTTGTTAATTCCTTTTATGCAGCAGGGGATTGATATCGAAGGATTCGATATTTCTGATGATATGTTGAAGGTGTGCAGAGAGAAGGGCAAGCAGTTGAATCTTGAACCTCGTGTATATAACCGCGGAATTGAAGATTTTATAAGCCCTAACACATTTGATTTGATCGTCATTCCGTTTGGATCATTCTCCTTACTACCAGACGAACTGGTGAATATGAGTCTACACAATTTGAAAAAAGCTCTAACCGATCAAGGGAAACTCCTTGTTACGATTATGTTGAAGGATAAAGAGGTACATGAACTCCCCGAATGGACGGAATCAGGAAAGGTACATTTCGAGCATGAATCGATTGTGTTGTACAAGAAAACGCAATATCTCAGAGATCGATCCATATTATTTACCGAACTAAAGTATCAACTGCAAAACGATGATCAAATCATAAAGACGGAGATGATGGAATTTCCACTTAAGCTTTATTCGATCACAGAATTTGAAGGTATACTCCAGGACAATGATTTTGAACATATTCGGTTACATGAAGTGAAGGATGGGTATGGGCAAGGGACTTGTTTTCACGTTTTTGAGTGCAGTTAA
- a CDS encoding GNAT family N-acetyltransferase, whose amino-acid sequence MIAIRLVSMEDIPHIQSIAHETWMYTYGSIYTKEYIDTFLSRAYSTENLSRSVERTLQSEKRDFLIAEWNDAVVGYAHTRQVNEEEVELLRIYVRPEFHKMGVGKAFIQEYIHVLKPMKKLFAWVGKDNSIGRAFYEKRGFVQTEEMVDTTGGQEKTQIKYELKL is encoded by the coding sequence ATGATTGCCATTCGCTTGGTTTCAATGGAGGATATTCCGCATATTCAGTCCATTGCTCATGAAACATGGATGTACACATATGGAAGTATATATACCAAAGAGTACATTGATACGTTCCTAAGTAGAGCTTATTCTACCGAGAATTTAAGTCGATCTGTAGAGAGAACACTTCAAAGTGAGAAACGGGATTTTTTGATCGCAGAATGGAATGACGCAGTCGTCGGATATGCTCACACCCGTCAAGTAAACGAGGAAGAGGTTGAATTACTACGAATTTACGTACGGCCTGAGTTTCATAAAATGGGGGTAGGTAAAGCTTTCATCCAAGAATATATTCACGTTTTAAAGCCAATGAAGAAATTGTTTGCGTGGGTAGGAAAAGACAATTCTATAGGCAGGGCATTTTATGAGAAACGCGGGTTCGTCCAAACGGAAGAAATGGTAGATACCACTGGAGGGCAGGAAAAAACACAAATTAAATATGAACTGAAACTGTAG
- a CDS encoding GNAT family protein, whose translation MFPILTTERTILREVQFEDVEQIYDSFSNKETMKYYGQDPFTEKEQAANLINHFHTMYQEKKGMRWGIQLKGQKHVIGTIGFNLWSQKYKRAELGFEIHPGYWRKGYASEVIPEVLKYGFEELKLARIGAIVFLENEASNNLLLNMGFEHEGILRNYMYQNGRFYDTNVYSILNSN comes from the coding sequence ATGTTTCCAATCCTAACAACGGAAAGAACAATTTTGAGAGAAGTACAATTTGAAGACGTTGAACAAATATATGATTCCTTTTCTAATAAAGAAACCATGAAATATTATGGTCAAGATCCCTTTACTGAAAAAGAACAAGCTGCAAACCTTATTAATCACTTTCATACTATGTATCAAGAGAAAAAAGGAATGCGTTGGGGAATACAGCTTAAGGGTCAAAAGCATGTGATCGGAACAATTGGTTTTAATCTATGGTCTCAAAAATACAAACGAGCAGAATTAGGGTTTGAGATTCATCCAGGCTACTGGAGAAAAGGCTATGCGTCAGAAGTAATTCCCGAGGTACTTAAATATGGTTTTGAAGAGTTAAAATTGGCCCGTATTGGTGCAATAGTTTTTCTTGAGAACGAGGCATCCAACAATTTGCTATTGAATATGGGATTTGAACACGAAGGAATTCTCAGAAACTATATGTATCAAAATGGACGCTTCTATGATACGAATGTGTACTCAATACTGAACTCTAATTGA
- a CDS encoding NUDIX hydrolase — translation MFYVNARAFVERKNNEGIEIVIQRRTKANAAYKFELPGGRVEPFESQLQALIREVKEETGLDVYEIEGANTRIDTIGINPAFEVECLQPYAAYQTIKGPIDSVGYYFRCKATGDLLEAGDETADIQWIAIKELNDLFTRNPLDFSDVDRAGVKYYLKDHGF, via the coding sequence ATGTTCTATGTAAATGCAAGAGCTTTTGTAGAGCGAAAGAATAATGAAGGAATCGAGATCGTTATACAAAGAAGGACTAAGGCAAATGCTGCGTATAAGTTCGAACTTCCCGGGGGGAGGGTGGAACCTTTTGAATCGCAGCTCCAAGCATTGATCAGAGAAGTTAAGGAAGAAACAGGATTGGATGTATATGAAATAGAAGGAGCTAACACTCGGATTGATACGATCGGCATAAATCCTGCATTTGAGGTGGAGTGTCTTCAACCTTATGCAGCGTATCAAACCATTAAGGGACCGATTGATTCCGTCGGTTATTATTTTAGATGCAAGGCCACCGGAGATTTGCTGGAAGCTGGTGACGAAACCGCAGATATTCAGTGGATTGCTATCAAGGAACTTAATGATTTATTTACCCGGAATCCATTGGATTTTTCGGATGTTGATCGTGCTGGAGTGAAGTATTATTTGAAGGACCACGGGTTTTAA
- a CDS encoding phosphotransferase, which translates to MNLQYNIQFEKMCHTLQLGEMLKTPEAISGGLLHRMFSLETSKGRYAVKALNPQIMARPTAYENYIRSEKIASLASNYIPAQPAKVFNGHGLQNIDNQFYLVFDWIEGYSLKSQEITTTHCTQVGSILAKLHEINFSQIENSNNNTNNTKDTDWQFYLSKGKELDSSWVNLLAAIIDELFLWTDRANHALQLLAGERILSHRDLDPKNVMWSKGSPIFIDWESAGVIHPKHDLMETAIYWSTGDSGEIDQEKFNAFVTAYQEHYGVVTANWRIVLELGYLSKLDWLEYSLKRSLWIECADAKEQEMGTKQIVATIHALKQYEEMISILETWLNNG; encoded by the coding sequence ATGAATCTTCAATACAATATACAATTTGAGAAAATGTGTCATACGTTACAGCTGGGTGAGATGCTTAAAACACCTGAAGCTATTTCGGGCGGTTTATTACATAGGATGTTTTCTTTGGAGACCTCTAAAGGGAGATATGCTGTAAAAGCATTAAACCCACAAATCATGGCGAGGCCAACTGCCTATGAAAACTATATTCGGTCAGAAAAAATCGCAAGCCTTGCATCAAATTATATACCTGCTCAACCTGCAAAGGTGTTTAATGGTCATGGACTGCAAAACATAGACAATCAGTTTTATCTGGTTTTTGACTGGATCGAGGGTTACAGTCTTAAATCACAGGAGATTACTACAACCCATTGTACGCAAGTGGGCTCTATTCTTGCTAAACTTCATGAGATCAATTTCTCTCAGATCGAGAATAGCAACAACAATACGAATAACACAAAAGACACAGACTGGCAATTCTATTTAAGTAAGGGGAAAGAACTCGATTCTTCATGGGTAAACCTGTTAGCCGCTATTATTGACGAGTTGTTTTTGTGGACTGATCGAGCGAATCATGCCCTCCAATTATTGGCGGGAGAACGTATATTGAGTCATAGAGACCTGGATCCAAAAAACGTAATGTGGAGTAAAGGCAGTCCCATATTCATTGATTGGGAATCAGCCGGAGTTATACATCCAAAACATGATTTAATGGAGACCGCTATTTATTGGTCAACGGGGGATTCGGGAGAAATAGATCAAGAAAAATTTAATGCTTTTGTCACGGCATACCAAGAGCACTACGGCGTTGTAACTGCAAATTGGAGGATAGTTCTGGAACTTGGTTATTTAAGTAAACTCGATTGGTTGGAGTATAGTCTTAAACGATCATTATGGATTGAATGTGCAGACGCAAAAGAACAAGAAATGGGCACAAAACAAATCGTAGCTACAATTCATGCACTGAAACAATATGAAGAGATGATCTCCATATTAGAGACGTGGTTGAACAACGGATAA
- a CDS encoding NUDIX domain-containing protein: MTRRIVVTGGAIIRDEFGRILLQKRSDYGDWGLPGGGMEPGESIEETMLREVMEETGLEVKQYHLNSIYSGPRMKYTYPDGNEVVFVMFLFNVEAELKGKILDDGKTVNFKDQNNESLQLVFKGLDEIDLDSINAVQKPVFVDLITNNNKLLKT, from the coding sequence ATGACTAGACGTATTGTTGTAACTGGAGGAGCGATCATTCGAGATGAATTTGGAAGAATATTATTGCAGAAGAGATCGGATTATGGAGATTGGGGATTGCCTGGTGGCGGGATGGAACCTGGTGAATCCATAGAAGAAACGATGCTAAGGGAAGTGATGGAAGAGACAGGTCTTGAAGTCAAACAATATCATTTGAATTCCATATATTCAGGCCCTCGTATGAAATATACATACCCGGATGGAAATGAAGTTGTTTTTGTCATGTTTTTGTTTAATGTTGAGGCGGAATTGAAAGGGAAAATATTAGATGACGGAAAAACGGTGAATTTCAAAGATCAAAATAATGAGTCGTTACAACTCGTGTTCAAGGGACTCGATGAGATTGATTTGGACTCGATAAATGCCGTGCAAAAGCCGGTGTTTGTGGATTTGATAACAAATAACAATAAGTTATTAAAAACATAA
- a CDS encoding alpha/beta hydrolase — protein sequence MDSYNMLLHSWETDFVEKVIETTYGSTHVIIAGDRSNPPLMLFHGTADNSAMMWIYNIKDLAKAFYVIAVDAIGGSGKSEPNDEYFRAFNQITWMDDIVTALNIHTINICGVSYGAYLSYNYTLKRPDKVNKAVCLAGRIPSNSFEVIYKMMAAFLPEALFPSEKNCEKLLNKLSGPHRSPFQDNELLMKHWYYLLKYFNNKSMMQHKIEIHTDQEVSELRNKVLFLIGEYDRLSNYPKAIKKLEDNRMNYKIIPDAGHAINHEQADLINKEIIDFLN from the coding sequence ATGGATTCCTATAACATGCTGCTGCATTCATGGGAAACGGATTTCGTAGAAAAGGTGATCGAGACGACCTATGGATCGACGCACGTGATCATTGCCGGTGACCGTTCGAATCCACCGTTGATGCTATTTCATGGGACAGCAGATAATTCGGCCATGATGTGGATATACAATATTAAGGATTTAGCTAAGGCGTTTTATGTGATTGCGGTAGATGCTATAGGGGGATCTGGCAAAAGCGAACCTAATGATGAATATTTCAGAGCATTCAATCAAATCACTTGGATGGACGACATTGTGACAGCTTTGAACATCCATACCATAAATATTTGCGGAGTTTCATATGGTGCCTATTTATCTTATAACTACACATTGAAGAGACCTGATAAGGTAAATAAGGCAGTCTGTCTTGCAGGTAGAATTCCAAGCAATTCATTTGAAGTGATTTATAAAATGATGGCCGCTTTTTTGCCAGAGGCATTATTTCCGTCGGAAAAAAACTGTGAAAAGCTGCTGAATAAATTGAGTGGGCCTCATCGTTCGCCATTTCAAGACAATGAACTTCTGATGAAGCACTGGTACTACTTGTTAAAGTATTTTAACAATAAATCGATGATGCAGCACAAAATAGAAATACATACGGATCAGGAGGTATCCGAATTAAGGAACAAGGTATTGTTCCTCATTGGTGAATACGATCGATTATCCAATTATCCGAAAGCTATAAAGAAACTTGAGGACAACAGAATGAATTACAAAATCATTCCTGATGCGGGACACGCAATAAATCATGAGCAAGCCGATCTGATCAATAAGGAGATTATTGACTTTCTAAATTGA
- a CDS encoding DinB family protein, translated as MSISKTITYIDFELSNTLNEYQPWFGLNTEVLCFKPKVGWSIGQILEHVTLTNHYLLILIRKGKRKAIDLAGKKDLQTLLETYSFNLHELDAIARHNSFDWIRPEHMEPTGDKDLEEVRLLLEEQLKECRDILFEMNKGEGILYKTTMTVNNLGKIDVYQYIYFLCQHAKRHITQMQKVLNEYNEINPLGL; from the coding sequence ATGAGTATAAGTAAAACGATTACATACATCGATTTTGAACTGTCCAACACATTAAATGAATACCAGCCTTGGTTTGGGCTGAACACCGAAGTGCTTTGTTTTAAACCTAAAGTGGGGTGGAGCATCGGACAGATTTTGGAGCATGTTACATTAACCAATCACTATTTGTTGATATTAATCAGAAAAGGGAAGAGAAAGGCGATTGATTTGGCCGGAAAGAAAGATTTACAAACACTGTTAGAAACATATTCATTTAATTTGCATGAGCTAGATGCAATTGCTAGACATAACTCATTTGATTGGATTAGACCCGAGCATATGGAGCCGACAGGAGATAAAGATCTCGAAGAAGTAAGATTACTGCTTGAGGAACAATTAAAAGAATGTAGAGACATACTGTTCGAAATGAACAAGGGCGAAGGAATACTTTACAAGACGACGATGACGGTAAATAACTTAGGGAAGATTGATGTGTATCAATATATTTATTTTCTGTGCCAACATGCCAAAAGACATATCACCCAAATGCAGAAAGTTCTGAATGAGTATAATGAAATTAATCCATTAGGATTATGA
- a CDS encoding VOC family protein, translating into MENGKILGIAYNVIPVEDLEASAAWFVKHFGFNIRNRREGYLSLFRENRPILDLIQSEHKSRAVFEVRNQRRWVITFFTDDIASLHNYLKSEDVKVGNISDEGKYGKFFVMEDLDGNLFDVWEHHDCELIF; encoded by the coding sequence ATGGAAAACGGAAAAATCTTGGGTATTGCTTACAATGTGATCCCTGTTGAAGACTTGGAAGCATCCGCAGCCTGGTTTGTTAAGCATTTCGGATTCAACATCAGAAATCGAAGGGAAGGATATTTAAGCCTTTTCAGGGAGAACCGACCTATTTTGGATCTGATCCAAAGCGAACATAAGTCAAGAGCCGTATTCGAAGTGCGAAATCAAAGAAGATGGGTGATTACCTTTTTCACGGACGATATTGCATCGTTACATAACTATTTAAAATCAGAAGATGTTAAAGTCGGGAACATAAGTGATGAAGGAAAGTATGGGAAGTTTTTTGTGATGGAAGATTTGGACGGCAATTTGTTCGATGTTTGGGAACACCATGATTGTGAACTGATTTTTTAA
- a CDS encoding HXXEE domain-containing protein has protein sequence MDWFNEQISLNSLIWLFFAAFMIHDFEEIIVVEKWMKRNHGLVRSALPKPLRRRFDSFQHITSAQFAVAVALEFIMFIPVTWIAAEHHSLLLFIGFNAVLFIHVFTHLFQSIYLRMYTPGVVTAVFVTLPYSVYLFYRLAELNMLTWWSFIQSLAVGLILIPIVMLGHIIGKKVIPD, from the coding sequence ATGGACTGGTTCAATGAACAGATCAGCCTGAATTCGCTGATTTGGCTGTTTTTCGCTGCATTTATGATTCATGATTTCGAAGAAATTATTGTTGTAGAGAAATGGATGAAACGAAACCATGGGTTGGTTCGTTCAGCGCTGCCCAAGCCGCTTAGACGGCGTTTCGATTCCTTTCAGCATATTACCTCTGCTCAATTTGCCGTGGCGGTTGCTTTGGAATTCATTATGTTCATTCCGGTAACGTGGATAGCTGCGGAGCATCATTCTTTGTTGTTATTCATCGGTTTTAATGCTGTTCTCTTCATCCATGTGTTCACTCATCTATTTCAAAGCATCTACTTGCGAATGTACACCCCTGGAGTAGTGACAGCCGTTTTCGTAACTCTTCCCTATTCCGTTTATTTATTCTACCGTTTAGCAGAATTGAACATGCTCACCTGGTGGTCATTTATACAAAGTCTGGCTGTTGGCCTGATCCTGATCCCTATAGTCATGTTGGGACATATCATTGGCAAAAAAGTTATTCCTGATTGA
- the yqeK gene encoding bis(5'-nucleosyl)-tetraphosphatase (symmetrical) YqeK produces the protein MMHQVLETYSSNVLLSGNVRNDIQAFFSAHHDLETLNHTLIVATQARHIAELYGADPWKAEQAGLLHDISNVVPVSEMLNVAKVLSIDIMDEEYTYDRIVHQKLSKAMAKEIFYITDSEILDAIECHTTFRPEASLMDKVLFVSDKISWELPGNHAYLHEIRKKVEDEQRLDEGILIYLNYIWEQRSKLKLVHPWLIQAREELLQKGLCI, from the coding sequence ATGATGCATCAGGTCCTCGAAACATACTCATCGAATGTGCTACTGTCGGGAAATGTACGAAACGACATTCAAGCCTTTTTTTCAGCTCATCATGATCTTGAAACTTTAAATCATACGTTAATAGTGGCAACCCAGGCAAGGCACATCGCAGAACTTTATGGTGCAGATCCGTGGAAGGCAGAACAAGCAGGTCTGCTGCATGACATCAGTAACGTGGTCCCTGTAAGCGAGATGTTAAATGTAGCCAAGGTACTATCGATCGATATCATGGACGAAGAGTATACCTATGATCGAATTGTACATCAAAAATTGTCCAAAGCTATGGCCAAAGAAATTTTTTATATCACCGACAGTGAGATCTTGGACGCCATAGAATGTCATACCACATTCAGGCCTGAAGCAAGCCTTATGGATAAAGTTCTTTTCGTTTCAGACAAAATCTCTTGGGAGCTGCCAGGAAATCATGCGTATTTACATGAAATCCGAAAGAAGGTTGAAGACGAGCAGCGATTGGATGAAGGGATACTGATCTATCTTAATTACATTTGGGAGCAGCGTTCCAAACTTAAATTAGTACATCCTTGGCTAATCCAGGCGAGAGAAGAATTATTGCAAAAGGGACTTTGTATCTAA
- a CDS encoding glycoside hydrolase family 5 protein produces the protein MLAKMKKCGMYSLALVLLSTMFLNGWNAKVSAATPITSDFRSLQASQIISEMGAGWNLGNQLEASLNGTPSETAWGNPMVTPELIKKVKAAGFKTIRIPVSYLNHIGSAPNYTINSAWLDRVKTVVDYAYNEGLYVIINIHGDGYNTVQGGWLLVNGSNQTAIKQKYEKVWQQIANKFINYDERLILESMNEVFDGNYGNPNSAYYANLNAYNQIFVDTVRKTGGNNSARWLLIPGWNTNIDYTVGNYGFVLPTDTNRSSSIPSSEKRIMISAHYYSPWDFAGEENGTITQWGATATNPSKKSTWGQEDYLNSQLQSMYNKFVTQGYPVVLGEFGSIDKTSYDSTNNVYRAAFAKAVTATAKKYGAVPVYWDNGHNGQHGFALFNRSNNTVTQQGVINAIMQGMQ, from the coding sequence ATGCTGGCCAAAATGAAAAAGTGCGGAATGTACAGTCTGGCTCTTGTATTGTTGTCTACCATGTTCTTAAACGGGTGGAATGCCAAAGTATCGGCGGCAACCCCGATTACATCGGATTTCAGGTCTTTGCAGGCTTCGCAGATCATTAGCGAGATGGGTGCAGGATGGAATCTGGGAAATCAGCTTGAAGCATCATTGAACGGCACGCCAAGCGAGACGGCATGGGGCAATCCTATGGTTACTCCGGAATTGATCAAAAAAGTAAAAGCAGCGGGTTTCAAAACGATTCGAATTCCCGTTTCTTATTTGAATCATATTGGAAGCGCTCCCAACTATACGATTAATTCAGCGTGGCTGGATCGAGTGAAAACGGTCGTTGACTACGCCTACAATGAAGGTTTGTACGTCATCATCAACATTCATGGAGATGGCTACAATACCGTGCAAGGTGGATGGCTGTTGGTCAATGGAAGCAATCAAACGGCCATCAAACAAAAGTATGAGAAAGTGTGGCAACAAATTGCCAACAAGTTTATCAACTATGATGAACGGCTTATTCTGGAATCGATGAACGAAGTGTTTGACGGCAATTATGGAAATCCCAATTCCGCATACTATGCCAACCTGAATGCGTACAACCAAATCTTCGTGGATACGGTAAGGAAAACCGGAGGCAACAATAGCGCCAGATGGTTGCTCATTCCGGGTTGGAATACGAATATCGACTATACCGTTGGCAACTATGGTTTTGTTCTGCCAACGGATACAAACCGATCTTCGTCGATCCCAAGCTCGGAGAAAAGAATCATGATATCGGCGCACTACTATTCCCCGTGGGACTTTGCAGGCGAGGAAAATGGAACGATTACACAATGGGGAGCCACGGCAACGAATCCTTCCAAAAAATCGACGTGGGGACAAGAAGATTACCTGAATTCACAGTTGCAATCGATGTACAATAAATTTGTCACCCAAGGATATCCTGTGGTACTCGGTGAATTTGGTTCCATTGATAAAACGTCATACGATTCGACCAATAACGTATATCGCGCAGCGTTTGCCAAAGCGGTCACCGCAACGGCAAAAAAATACGGGGCGGTGCCGGTTTATTGGGATAATGGCCACAACGGCCAACATGGATTTGCCTTGTTTAACCGATCCAACAATACCGTAACCCAACAAGGCGTCATTAATGCGATTATGCAAGGAATGCAATAA
- a CDS encoding GrpB family protein: MKVRLTSYDENWARMYEEEAQVLRGIFGDEIRALEHFGSTAVPGMKAKPVVDMICLVKDIQVIDGYNDRMHALGYDVAGEWGIAGRRLFRKGGEQRTHHIHFYPYEHPQILRHLVFRDYLQAHPEEVERYSAMKEELAQRYEDTSDYSKGKKPFVQEMEQRALQWHSEKTKYGTQ; this comes from the coding sequence ATGAAAGTTCGTCTTACATCGTATGATGAGAACTGGGCCAGGATGTATGAAGAAGAAGCTCAAGTGTTAAGGGGCATTTTTGGCGACGAAATACGGGCACTCGAACATTTTGGCAGTACGGCCGTTCCGGGAATGAAAGCCAAACCCGTCGTGGATATGATATGTTTGGTGAAAGATATTCAAGTTATTGATGGATACAATGACCGTATGCATGCTCTTGGGTATGATGTGGCCGGAGAATGGGGCATTGCGGGAAGACGGTTATTTCGAAAAGGCGGGGAACAGCGGACGCATCATATTCATTTTTATCCATACGAACATCCGCAAATATTACGTCATTTGGTTTTTCGCGATTATTTGCAAGCTCATCCGGAAGAAGTTGAACGTTATTCAGCGATGAAAGAAGAGCTTGCTCAACGTTACGAGGATACGAGCGACTACAGCAAGGGAAAGAAGCCGTTTGTTCAGGAGATGGAACAGAGAGCTTTGCAATGGCACAGCGAGAAAACGAAATACGGCACTCAGTAA
- a CDS encoding creatininase family protein has translation MIAEKYAEAYGKVLNAYVLPTIPFNTSEEHANYKGTVTISPNLISSMIEEMMVCLMRQGFTKFVICSGHGGAYWEGAFIKHMNYKYPDMIVIHPHHNHDAWHSAIQAAELEGLDEMHGGLLSVCTAMWLCPDKVKLSSMGSHIPDEHKKFADFMGWDKLTSDGCWGSFQPGIYTAEQLACKGELFWTTFIQRKAEGLKAVLEDAYRRKVETGTQT, from the coding sequence TTGATTGCCGAAAAATACGCTGAAGCGTACGGGAAAGTATTGAATGCTTATGTTCTTCCGACAATCCCCTTTAATACATCCGAGGAGCATGCCAATTATAAAGGTACAGTTACCATCAGCCCTAACTTGATCTCTTCGATGATTGAAGAAATGATGGTTTGTTTGATGCGGCAGGGATTCACCAAGTTTGTCATTTGCTCTGGTCATGGCGGGGCTTATTGGGAAGGCGCTTTCATCAAACACATGAATTATAAATACCCGGATATGATCGTCATTCATCCTCATCATAATCATGATGCCTGGCACAGTGCCATTCAAGCAGCAGAATTGGAAGGGCTGGATGAGATGCATGGAGGTTTGCTGTCGGTATGTACGGCAATGTGGCTATGCCCGGATAAGGTGAAGCTTTCATCCATGGGGTCCCATATCCCTGATGAACATAAAAAGTTTGCTGACTTTATGGGATGGGATAAGCTCACATCGGATGGTTGTTGGGGCAGCTTTCAACCCGGGATATACACTGCCGAGCAGTTGGCTTGTAAAGGAGAACTATTCTGGACTACATTTATACAGCGGAAAGCGGAAGGGCTTAAAGCGGTATTGGAAGACGCATATCGTCGAAAAGTTGAAACAGGTACTCAAACGTAA